Proteins encoded together in one Solanum lycopersicum chromosome 7, SLM_r2.1 window:
- the LOC101264841 gene encoding E3 ubiquitin-protein ligase RMA1H1 produces the protein MALEQLDTTFNKHDTPLGKWKTMNDEVEENISGGFECNICLDLVHDPVVTLCGHLYCWPCIYKWIHFQSVPSENLDQQQPQCPVCKAEVSERTLIPLYGRGGQSTKPSEGKAPNLGIVIPQRPPSPRCGGHLLIPTTDSSPSHLLQRRNDQQQSQTRQSPYQPQSASPGTTVNMLQPSMIGQVAYARIFGNSSTTLYAYPNSYNLAISSSPRMRRQLSQADRSLGRICFFLFCCFVTCLILF, from the coding sequence ATGGCCTTAGAACAGCTGGACACTACCTTTAACAAACACGATACTCCATTAGGGAAATGGAAGACAATGAACGATGAAGTTGAAGAGAATATTTCTGGTGGTTTTGAATGTAACATATGCCTGGATCTCGTCCACGACCCTGTGGTAACTTTATGTGGTCACCTCTACTGTTGGCCTTGCATCTACAAATGGATTCATTTCCAGAGTGTTCCCTCAGAAAATTTGGATCAGCAGCAACCACAGTGCCCTGTATGCAAGGCTGAAGTTTCAGAAAGAACTTTGATTCCACTCTATGGACGCGGTGGTCAATCTACCAAACCATCTGAAGGAAAGGCTCCGAATCTTGGTATAGTGATCCCACAAAGACCTCCTAGTCCAAGATGCGGCGGTCACTTACTGATACCAACTACCGATTCAAGTCCATCCCATCTACTTCAACGACGAAATGATCAACAACAGTCTCAAACACGTCAATCGCCTTATCAACCACAAAGCGCCTCACCAGGCACCACAGTTAATATGTTACAACCCTCCATGATTGGACAAGTGGCCTATGCAAGAATCTTTGGTAATTCATCAACAACTCTGTATGCATACCCAAACTCTTACAATCTAGCCATCAGCAGTAGTCCAAGAATGAGAAGGCAATTATCACAGGCTGATAGATCACTTGGGAGAATATgttttttcctattttgttgCTTTGTGACATGTCTAATCTTGTTTTGA